One genomic window of Candidatus Kryptoniota bacterium includes the following:
- a CDS encoding YciI family protein has translation MLQLINQLTRERGTMMQEFIFFIRKRNRSELTLAPDQHQKFLKACESYIGRLKKEGKLLSAQPIEWGGNIVSRSEGEWKHGNFNESGEYIGGYYHLRAKNLDEAISIAKANPEFEYNPNTRIEVRPIKMKEESTGFVYPKE, from the coding sequence ATGCTGCAACTGATCAATCAACTCACGCGAGAGAGAGGGACGATGATGCAGGAATTCATTTTCTTCATTCGTAAACGGAACCGAAGCGAGCTAACTCTTGCCCCCGATCAACACCAGAAATTCCTGAAAGCGTGCGAGAGTTACATCGGGCGTCTGAAGAAAGAAGGGAAATTGCTTTCCGCGCAACCGATTGAATGGGGCGGAAACATTGTGTCACGTTCGGAGGGCGAATGGAAGCATGGGAATTTCAACGAGTCGGGAGAATACATAGGCGGATACTACCATCTCCGTGCGAAAAACCTGGACGAAGCGATCTCTATCGCGAAGGCGAATCCGGAATTTGAATACAACCCCAACACGAGAATCGAAGTGCGTCCAATAAAGATGAAGGAAGAAAGCACGGGCTTCGTTTATCCGAAGGAGTAA